In the Rhabdothermincola sediminis genome, one interval contains:
- a CDS encoding helix-turn-helix domain-containing protein, with product MTASTLSVIPPERLGALLRATRQQRAVTLADVAERSPFSPGELARVEAGERSLTEAEVGEVLRAYGIDESTLVPQRGELVVDLSDHQLAAGGQVRTLAGEAPTADEVLATYLSLVYTLRHAVPGTPLVLREADIAVLSRALELARPEVERRLHDLMVDADGAVRERVRGLRSRLLLPAIGVALAATAAGGLLVVRAVASDPPSDPTVEVGPAAEPVPLSQEPPVVVIGEGIPVDQLPPGAVNLGVPQVAERDPDGSVRQGPRQPATAASPEPTAPESATTTTWLVQEGPVGDLKPGEVRLGEAQTIENTDQQP from the coding sequence GTGACCGCCTCGACGCTCTCCGTCATCCCGCCCGAGCGCCTCGGCGCCCTGCTCCGCGCGACCCGCCAGCAGCGCGCGGTGACGCTCGCCGACGTGGCGGAGCGCTCCCCGTTCAGCCCCGGTGAGCTCGCACGGGTGGAAGCAGGGGAGCGGTCCCTCACCGAAGCGGAGGTCGGCGAGGTGCTGCGGGCCTACGGCATCGACGAGTCCACGCTCGTCCCGCAGCGAGGCGAACTCGTCGTCGATCTGTCCGATCACCAGCTCGCGGCGGGAGGCCAGGTGCGAACCCTGGCCGGGGAGGCGCCGACCGCCGACGAGGTGCTCGCCACCTACCTCTCGCTCGTCTACACGCTGCGCCACGCGGTGCCCGGAACCCCACTCGTCCTGCGAGAAGCCGACATCGCGGTGCTCTCACGGGCGCTCGAGCTGGCTCGACCCGAGGTCGAGCGCCGCCTGCACGACCTGATGGTCGACGCCGACGGCGCGGTCCGCGAGCGAGTTCGAGGTCTCCGTTCGCGCTTGCTCCTCCCGGCCATCGGCGTGGCACTAGCCGCTACTGCCGCCGGCGGACTGCTCGTGGTTCGAGCCGTCGCCAGCGACCCTCCGAGCGATCCCACCGTGGAGGTCGGCCCGGCCGCAGAGCCGGTCCCGCTGTCCCAGGAGCCGCCGGTGGTGGTGATCGGGGAAGGCATCCCGGTCGACCAACTGCCGCCCGGGGCGGTCAACCTCGGCGTGCCGCAGGTCGCCGAGCGCGACCCCGACGGATCGGTCCGCCAGGGGCCTCGGCAACCCGCCACTGCCGCTTCGCCTGAGCCCACCGCCCCGGAGTCCGCGACCACCACCACGTGGCTGGTCCAGGAGGGGCCCGTCGGGGACCTGAAGCCGGGCGAGGTGCGCCTCGGCGAGGCGCAGACCATCGAGAACACCGACCAGCAGCCCTAG
- a CDS encoding inositol monophosphatase family protein: protein MTSTAAPADLLEVAVRHAQRAAASLIEGLSRQRSMVGHKSSPTDMVTEMDREVERQIVDGILRERPGDAVLGEEGARRDGTSGVRWIVDPLDGTTNYLYGHPGFAVSIAAEVGGGVVAGVVVDPLHGDVFSAVRGEGARRNGEEIRVSEETELGRALLATGFGYDRDRRVRQARVLVDVLGQVRDIRRMGAASVDLCSVACGRVDGYWEAGLQPWDFAAGALIASEAGAVVGDLAGGPPSTTFTLAAPPALFGDLRTMLARAAADQV, encoded by the coding sequence ATGACCAGCACCGCCGCACCGGCCGACCTGCTCGAGGTGGCCGTGCGGCACGCGCAACGAGCGGCCGCATCGCTGATCGAGGGCCTGTCCCGGCAGCGGTCGATGGTGGGGCACAAGTCGTCGCCCACCGACATGGTCACCGAGATGGACCGCGAGGTGGAGCGCCAGATCGTGGACGGCATCCTGCGCGAGCGACCCGGCGATGCCGTCCTCGGTGAGGAAGGCGCACGTCGGGACGGCACCTCGGGGGTGCGCTGGATCGTCGACCCCCTCGATGGGACGACGAACTACCTCTACGGGCACCCGGGCTTCGCCGTCTCCATCGCCGCCGAGGTCGGCGGTGGCGTGGTCGCCGGCGTGGTGGTCGACCCGCTGCACGGCGACGTGTTCTCGGCCGTGCGGGGCGAGGGCGCTCGCCGCAACGGGGAGGAGATCCGGGTGTCGGAGGAGACCGAGCTCGGCCGGGCGCTGCTCGCCACCGGGTTCGGCTACGACCGGGACCGGCGGGTGCGCCAGGCCCGGGTGCTGGTCGACGTCCTGGGTCAGGTGCGGGACATCCGCCGCATGGGCGCCGCATCGGTCGACCTGTGCTCCGTGGCGTGTGGTCGGGTCGACGGCTACTGGGAGGCCGGTCTGCAACCGTGGGACTTCGCCGCCGGAGCGCTGATCGCGAGCGAGGCCGGCGCGGTGGTCGGTGACCTCGCCGGTGGGCCACCGTCGACGACCTTCACCCTCGCCGCGCCTCCTGCCCTGTTCGGTGACCTGCGCACCATGCTCGCCCGTGCGGCCGCAGACCAGGTCTGA
- a CDS encoding response regulator transcription factor: MFVVGTRILAVEDDERIRTAVKMALEDEGWVVEEAESGEEALDSFNRHPSDVVLIDIMLPGVDGFEVCRSIRRNSDVPIVMVTARADTHDVVAGLEAGADDYLTKPFAPKELSARIRALLRRVRTSDPGVAHLKFGDLEIIPEEGVVLRDGQEVHLTKTEFRLLVELASSPGRVFSREVLLERVWGYGYFGDGRLVDVHVRRLRTKIEADPANPRHVVTVRGLGYKLQT; this comes from the coding sequence ATGTTCGTCGTGGGTACGCGCATCCTGGCGGTCGAGGACGACGAGCGGATCCGCACTGCGGTCAAGATGGCCCTCGAGGACGAGGGTTGGGTGGTCGAGGAGGCCGAGAGCGGCGAAGAGGCGCTCGATTCCTTCAACCGGCATCCCTCCGACGTGGTGCTGATCGACATCATGCTGCCCGGCGTCGACGGGTTCGAGGTGTGCCGGTCCATCCGGCGCAACAGCGACGTGCCGATCGTGATGGTGACCGCCCGAGCGGACACCCACGACGTGGTGGCCGGCCTCGAGGCCGGTGCCGACGACTACCTGACCAAGCCGTTCGCCCCGAAGGAGCTCTCGGCCCGCATCCGCGCCCTGCTCCGGCGGGTTCGCACCTCCGACCCGGGGGTCGCCCACCTCAAGTTCGGCGACCTCGAGATCATCCCCGAGGAAGGGGTCGTGCTGCGCGACGGCCAGGAGGTCCACCTCACCAAGACCGAGTTCCGCCTCCTGGTCGAACTGGCATCCAGCCCGGGGCGGGTGTTCAGCCGTGAGGTCCTGCTGGAGCGGGTCTGGGGCTACGGTTACTTCGGTGACGGCCGGCTGGTCGACGTCCACGTCCGCCGGCTCCGCACCAAGATCGAGGCCGATCCGGCCAACCCGCGCCACGTGGTCACGGTCCGGGGCCTCGGCTACAAGCTCCAGACCTGA
- a CDS encoding polyprenol monophosphomannose synthase has product MKSLVVLPTYNEAENIVEVLDLVRAAVPDADVLVVDDGSPDGTADLAEGWGSEHGGVSVMRRAGKQGLGSAYRAGFRYGLEHGYGVMVEMDSDLQHDPAMLPALIHTVHDGADLAIGSRYVPGGQVPGWTWSRRFISQGGNRYASIVLGMPVRDSTAGFRAYGADALARIDLDSIKADGYGFQIEMAYQVMRNGGRIVEVPITFGDRQRGTSKMSSRIVFEALLLVTWWALRDRMLRPLARLLRRRDAPSAV; this is encoded by the coding sequence GTGAAGTCGCTCGTCGTCCTGCCGACCTACAACGAAGCCGAGAACATCGTCGAGGTGCTGGACCTCGTACGTGCCGCCGTCCCCGACGCGGACGTGCTGGTGGTCGACGACGGCAGTCCCGACGGCACCGCGGATCTGGCCGAGGGGTGGGGTTCGGAGCACGGAGGGGTGTCGGTCATGCGGCGGGCGGGGAAGCAGGGGCTCGGCTCCGCGTACCGGGCCGGGTTCCGCTACGGGTTGGAGCACGGCTACGGCGTGATGGTCGAGATGGACTCCGACCTGCAGCACGACCCGGCGATGCTCCCGGCGCTGATCCACACGGTCCATGACGGCGCCGACCTCGCCATCGGCTCCCGGTACGTCCCCGGCGGTCAGGTGCCGGGCTGGACGTGGTCCCGACGCTTCATCTCCCAGGGGGGCAACCGGTACGCCTCGATCGTGCTCGGGATGCCGGTGCGCGACTCGACGGCGGGGTTCCGGGCCTACGGGGCCGATGCCCTGGCCCGGATCGACCTGGACTCGATCAAGGCCGACGGGTACGGCTTCCAGATCGAGATGGCCTACCAGGTCATGCGCAACGGCGGGCGCATCGTGGAGGTTCCGATCACCTTCGGTGACCGCCAGCGCGGCACCTCGAAGATGTCCTCGCGGATCGTGTTCGAGGCCTTGCTGCTTGTGACGTGGTGGGCGTTGCGGGATCGCATGCTCCGGCCGCTGGCCCGGCTCCTCCGAAGGCGAGACGCACCCTCAGCGGTTTGA
- a CDS encoding HAMP domain-containing sensor histidine kinase produces MTKRAKLGLRARLTLTYGLGAALLSAVLSVTTFGLTRENMLTQREQAAMSQALQNASTVSDGLEPGVTDTTTIEKTVLSSLPNPEGGLPVLRYDGQWYSGNALKFSDASIPLALVERVDAGQPARMRTEVGGAPYLVVGVPIRPLGAQYYEAVPLREMQRTLEGLAISLVGASALTTVAGGLLGLWAARRVFRPLLDVGRAADAIAGGRLDTRLPTGNDPDLDRLSKPFNEMAQALQDRIERDARFASEVSHELRSPLMTLAATVEVLENTRDEMPERARTALDLLSADVDRFQQLVEDLLEISRFDVGAVKLHLEEVLIAEMVIQAVSVLGNGGVPVRYDEDVSDLVVRVDKRRFGRVLANLLDNAEKYAGGATAVTIDRVGQTVRIGVEDEGSGVSPDEREIIFDRFSRGSESGNRSLDSGVGLGLALVDEHVRLHGGRVWVEDRPDGRPGARFVVELPIVDMAAAEPAPGAMPAAQDVDDAEDVGVSP; encoded by the coding sequence GTGACCAAGCGAGCGAAGCTGGGGCTTCGCGCCCGGTTGACCCTCACCTACGGGTTGGGTGCTGCCCTGCTCTCCGCCGTGCTGTCGGTGACCACCTTCGGCCTCACCCGGGAGAACATGCTCACCCAGCGCGAGCAGGCCGCCATGTCCCAGGCCCTGCAGAACGCCAGCACGGTGTCCGACGGCCTCGAGCCCGGCGTCACCGACACCACCACGATCGAGAAGACCGTCCTGTCATCGCTGCCGAACCCCGAAGGCGGCCTGCCCGTGTTGCGCTACGACGGCCAGTGGTACTCGGGCAACGCCCTCAAGTTCTCGGACGCCTCGATCCCCCTGGCACTGGTCGAGCGGGTGGATGCCGGCCAGCCCGCCCGGATGCGAACCGAGGTCGGCGGCGCGCCCTACCTGGTGGTGGGCGTCCCGATCCGGCCACTCGGCGCGCAGTACTACGAGGCGGTGCCGCTGCGCGAGATGCAGCGCACGCTCGAAGGCCTGGCCATCAGCCTGGTGGGGGCATCCGCGCTGACCACCGTCGCCGGGGGCCTGCTCGGGCTGTGGGCCGCCCGGCGGGTGTTCCGTCCCCTCCTCGACGTCGGCCGCGCGGCCGACGCCATCGCCGGTGGGCGGCTCGACACCCGGCTCCCCACGGGGAACGATCCCGACCTCGACCGGCTGTCCAAGCCGTTCAACGAGATGGCCCAGGCCCTGCAGGACCGGATCGAGCGCGACGCCCGGTTCGCGTCCGAGGTCAGCCACGAGCTGCGATCGCCGCTCATGACGCTCGCCGCGACCGTCGAGGTGCTCGAGAACACCCGTGACGAGATGCCCGAGCGGGCCCGCACCGCGCTCGACCTGCTCTCGGCCGATGTCGACCGCTTCCAGCAGCTCGTCGAGGACCTGCTGGAGATCAGCCGATTCGACGTGGGTGCGGTCAAGCTGCACCTCGAGGAGGTGCTGATCGCCGAGATGGTCATCCAGGCGGTCAGCGTGCTGGGCAACGGCGGGGTGCCGGTGCGCTACGACGAGGACGTGAGCGACCTCGTCGTCAGGGTCGACAAGCGGCGGTTCGGCCGGGTGCTCGCCAACCTGCTCGACAACGCCGAGAAGTACGCGGGTGGCGCCACCGCGGTGACCATCGACCGGGTGGGGCAGACGGTCCGCATCGGGGTGGAGGACGAGGGCAGCGGCGTCTCGCCGGATGAACGGGAGATCATCTTCGATCGCTTCTCCCGCGGCAGCGAGAGCGGCAACCGCTCCCTCGACAGCGGCGTGGGCCTGGGCCTCGCGCTGGTGGACGAGCACGTCCGGCTCCACGGGGGTCGGGTGTGGGTCGAGGATCGACCCGACGGCCGTCCAGGCGCCCGCTTCGTGGTCGAGCTGCCCATCGTCGACATGGCCGCCGCGGAACCGGCGCCCGGCGCGATGCCGGCTGCTCAGGACGTCGACGACGCCGAGGACGTCGGAGTGTCGCCGTGA
- a CDS encoding cupredoxin domain-containing protein, which produces MLRRSRHLLVVIVAAAVLAGCGADGGEERSAGTAAPGGGDLAVDRALDRRGEADVTIEVSDNVFEPRAVRIDPGSTVTWTNTGLNTHNVMPAEEGRFEPVPTGSLDPKASASRTFSAPGVYRYYCSIHGTATRGQRGVIVVGDDGL; this is translated from the coding sequence GTGCTCCGGCGGTCCCGTCACCTGCTCGTGGTCATCGTCGCCGCCGCCGTGCTCGCCGGGTGTGGCGCCGACGGCGGCGAGGAGCGCAGCGCGGGGACCGCGGCCCCTGGCGGGGGCGATCTGGCCGTGGACCGCGCCCTCGATCGTCGGGGCGAGGCGGACGTGACCATCGAGGTCTCCGACAACGTCTTCGAACCTCGCGCCGTGCGGATCGATCCTGGCTCCACCGTGACCTGGACCAACACCGGCCTGAACACCCACAACGTCATGCCCGCGGAGGAGGGTCGCTTCGAACCGGTCCCGACCGGGTCGCTCGATCCGAAGGCCAGTGCCAGCCGCACCTTCTCCGCGCCGGGCGTGTACCGCTACTACTGCTCGATCCACGGCACCGCGACCCGCGGCCAGCGGGG